A segment of the Candidatus Woesearchaeota archaeon genome:
TCTGCCGGCAGTATCTATTAAAACACAATCAATACTTTTTGCTTGTGCATATTTTATTGCGTCAAAAGCAACTGCCGCAGGATCTGCGCCATAATCATGCTTGATTAATTTTACTCCTATTTTCTCAGCATGTTCTTCAAGCTGTTGAATAGCAGCTGCTCTAAAAGTATCAGAAGCTGCAATAATGCAGGAAACATTGTTCATCTTTAACATATGAGCAATCTTTGCAATGGTCGTTGTTTTCCCAGAACCATTAATCCCAACAAAAGAAATGATGTATGGTTTTTTAACACGGACAGCTTGGACAAGATCAAAACCAGCAACATTAAATAAATCCTCAATGGAATGCTGCAATGCTGCTCTGATAATATCTAAGCTTTTTCCCCGTTGAATTTTCTTATTGACTAAAACAGCTTTTAAATCTCCTTTAATTTTATCAATAACTTCAACAGCTACATTATTTTCCATCAACGCAACTTCCAGCTCCCAGAATAATTCTTCAAATTTTTCTTCAGATAAGGTTGTTTTAGTAACAACATCTGCTATTTTTGCGAAAAATCCGCGTTTTTCTTCCTGTTCTTCATCAACGTATTCAGGAATTCTTACCGCTCTTTTCGGCGGTTCAAGACTTATTTCATGATACCCTTCTTGCTTCAATTCTTCAAGCTCATCATCAACCTTCTGTGGTTTTACTTCTATTTCTTCTTTCTTTTTCTCAATTACTTGTTTGACTGGTTCTTCAATTTCAATTGGCGAAGGAGGCTGCTCTATTTCTTTTGCTAATTCCTGAATTTCCTGATCTTGAGGAGAAATAGCTGTTTCCTCTTCAAATCCCTCTTCTTCAGGCTCTTTTTCTTTGCCAATTATCTTTTCTTTTAATCGTGAAAAGAATCCTTTCTTTACTTCTTTTACTTCTGGTTTTATTTCAGGGATGCGTTGTTTTGGTTCTTGTTTCTTTTCTGGTTCTTTGACTTCTCCTTCAACTTCCTCAACAGGAGGCGGGACATCAAGGAGTTCTTCAGATTGTTTTTTAGGTTTACTTTTTGATTGTTCAGGGATTACAGCGTCCTTGGTAAGCATATCAGGAAGTAATTCAGAAGATGCTCCTGATTCCGGTTCATATTCCGCTTTTTCTTCTCCTTCTTCTTGCTCTAATTCTTTAAGAACTTCTTTATCAATGTCTGGAATATCTTTCGCAGCCTGCGTTACTGCTTCTTGTTCAATTTTCTCTTCTTCACCTTGTTCTTCTTCAAATGTTTCTTCAAAAGTAATTTCTTCAACCGGTTCTTCCTTAGCTGGTTTCTTGTTAAGAACAGACTTAAGCTCAGGTTTATCTTCTCTGATAATAACATGTTCTTTGCTTTCTTGAGAAGGATATTTCTTTTTAAGTATTGCCGGCGCTTCATCTTCAAGCTCTTTAACTGTTTCTTCAACTTCTTTTGATTCATGATCTACCTCTTTAGAGAATTTTTTAAAAGCATCTTTTAATTTGTCTTTCAGGAATTTAAACATTGCATCACTCTTTAGTTTTACTTGCTTTTTTCTTTTTCTGCAGAGGCGAGAAGCTCTTTTTCAAGATGCTGCGCATGCGCCATTAACATGCTGAGATTTTCAAGAACCTTCATTTTATATTTTTCAATTTCAACTATCTGCTCCTGAACCATTGATCTTGTTTGCATGTTTGTTTTTTTCACCGCTACATTGCTGCCAACATTGACAACTAATGATTCAGCATCAACTAGATTTGTTTTGACAAATATCCCATTAGTTAAAGGAACAAGAATTTCAGTCCCTTTTGGAGCAGCCTGAAGATCATCTAAATATTGTTTAACATTGTGAAGTTCAACTGACTGCGTTTCGAACTTTTCCAACTGCTCCTGCATCTGCTTAACCTGCTGCTCAATCATCTTATATTCCATATATTTACGCTGCATTAATTCTTCTTTTTGTTTTGCCATCAATACACCTATATTATTTAGTTATTATGAGAAAAGGAGGCAGTTTTATTTATAAATGTTTACTCAAAATAAAAAGAAAAAAACAGTATTCTTACTTATAACATGCTCCTGATTTACAAATGTAACTTGCAGGACATGCAATATCTTTGTATTCTATTACCGTCTGGCCATTATTATTTAGTCTGCAATACCATTCTCTTACATTTCTTGACGCAGCTACAACGTTTCCTTTAGTATCAACACATTCGTCAACTGGGCCTGAACTGCTCGAAGGACTGATAGTAACCATTCCTTTTTCAAAGAGATTAACATAAGTATATTTTTTCAAGTCTAATCCTCCATAGTTTTTAGTAGTTTTGTCTGAATCTTCACATCCTGTTTTCAACTGAACAGGTGGTGGATTTTCTATTCCTGCAAAAGGCATACCTTTAATTGCCTCACCACTGAGGTCTGCTTCATTTCCATTAAATTCTGCTGAAAACCGAGGCTGTGTTACTTGCCACATTACAACTATTGCAACAGCTGCTACTGCTACAACTAACCAAACTCCATAATTGGTTGATTTGTTATCTTGTTTCATACTATCACCTATTTTTTATTTAGGATCATTTGATTATTTTATTTCTTAATGCAAGCGCCATCTTGGCATTTTGTACCGTGAGGACATTTAAAACGCTCCTGGCCATGAATGATTTTACCGCCTGGCAGTAATTGGCAATACCATTCTTTGAGTTCTGATGATTCATAGGTATTTTGCCCAAATTGATCAATACAAGCATCAGTAAGCGTTTCTGGTTTAATTTTACTATTGCCTTTTAATGAAATAGTACCTTTTGTCCCTAAGTTTACCCATTTATAGGTGTTTTTGCTCTTACCCATATCATTTTTTTTTGCTATATCACTATCAGAACAAGGACTGGTAAGCCATTCAGGAGCTGGTTTTTCTACACGATATGCTTTCACTGCATTGCCTGTTGGAGATGTATTAGATAATACATTAGAGGATGCAAATAAAGCAACCATTCCCACAAGCAAAACAATACCAATTAACATACTTGAATAAGATAACAATTCTTTTTTCATGATATTAAACCTCCTTATTACTTACAAGCACCACTACTGCAGCCATTCTTGCATTCCTCAATTAAAGACTCAATAGTGGTGCTACCTTTAGGCAGTACACGACAATAATATTCTTTTACATAACCTGAAGCTGCAACAGGACCAGAACGTGAAATACAAGTATCAACGCCTTTGTTGCCATCTAATGCTACAGCAGTTCCTGCTACTTTAAGATTCACATATTGGAATTTATTAAGAGGGAAATTCTTGTAGTTTTTTTGAATAACATCAGAATCTGAACAACCTTCTAAAGTAATTGGCACTTGGACTTGGCTAATGCCTTTCGTTGGCATTCCTTTGACCATATAACCTTGATAACTTAACGATGAATTATAAACTGAGAAAACAGCAACTACACCAACAAGAAGAACAATTAACCATAAAATTACATTATATGATAATGCTCTCTTGGACATAGATTATTTTTGATGTTTGAGATTTATAAATTTTTTCTGAAATGTAGCTCTGGTGAAAATCTCGGCATAGCCTCGGTTTTGGCATCAGTTCGGCTTTTGATATATTTATCGGGGATTTTTCGGAGTGCCAGAGAGAAAAATCCCCGATAAATATATGGGAAGAGCCTCACAAAAAGATGCCAAAAACTACATTTTCACCAGAGCCTTGAAACATCATTATTTCATTCCTAATCCTGCCATGCCTGGCAAGCCTTTGAATTTCTTCATCATTTGCTGCATGTTGCCTGAACCTGCTCCCTTAAACATCTTCATCATCTTCTTACTTTGCTTGTAATGTTTCAGCAACTCTTTTACTTCTCCAGGTGAAGAGCCAGAACCATGCGCAATGCGCTCAATTCTGGCATTATCCAAATCTTCGGGATTTTCTAATTCATATTCTGTGCAAGAATCCATAATATATTTCCATTTCTTAAGCTTGTCTTCCTGTCCTGAAACTAATTCTTTAGGCAGTTGCATTGAAGACATTCCCGGAATCATCTCTAATACTTTTGATAAAGGCCCCAGTTTAGTCATTGCCTGCATTTGCTCGTATAAATCAATAAGATTAAATTTACCTGATAAGAATTTCTTCCCTAAATCTTCAGCATCTTGTTCGGTGATTGCTTCTTTTGCTTTTGCTAATA
Coding sequences within it:
- the ftsY gene encoding signal recognition particle-docking protein FtsY: MEQPPSPIEIEEPVKQVIEKKKEEIEVKPQKVDDELEELKQEGYHEISLEPPKRAVRIPEYVDEEQEEKRGFFAKIADVVTKTTLSEEKFEELFWELEVALMENNVAVEVIDKIKGDLKAVLVNKKIQRGKSLDIIRAALQHSIEDLFNVAGFDLVQAVRVKKPYIISFVGINGSGKTTTIAKIAHMLKMNNVSCIIAASDTFRAAAIQQLEEHAEKIGVKLIKHDYGADPAAVAFDAIKYAQAKSIDCVLIDTAGRLHSNTNLMDEMKKIIRIAKPDLKIFIGEAITGNDCIEQAKQFNKAIGIDGIILCKADVDDKGGAAISVSYVTGKPILYLGVGQRYADLLKFDKKLIMDTISF
- the pfdA gene encoding prefoldin subunit alpha — translated: MAKQKEELMQRKYMEYKMIEQQVKQMQEQLEKFETQSVELHNVKQYLDDLQAAPKGTEILVPLTNGIFVKTNLVDAESLVVNVGSNVAVKKTNMQTRSMVQEQIVEIEKYKMKVLENLSMLMAHAQHLEKELLASAEKEKSK